In Candidatus Nanopelagicales bacterium, the genomic window CGCGCGCGAGCGGGAGCCGCCGCAGATCGTGCGGAAGTCGCACCGGCCACAGCGTCCGGTGAACTCGGCGGCTCGGATGGATCGCAGGACCGGGTTGTCGCGGTAGATGTCGACGACGCTTCGTTCCCGCACGCTGCCCAAAGGCAACGGCAGGAAGCCGGCGGGCAGGACCTCGCCGTCATGCCCCACGAACAAGATGCCGTTGCCGTCCCGTGTCCCCGCGCTGGTCGCCTTTGGGCTCGTCGTCGGGGGCCCGAGTTGTGAGGCCAACCGCTCCGCCAGGCGGTTGTACAGCGGACCGAGTCCGAACTTCGTCGCCGCGTCCACTGGGCTCGCCGACCGCCAGGCCACGACGCGGCGGAAGAACGGAGCCTCGACGGTGCGCACGATGAATCCGTAGCCGGCGGCGTCGTACAGGAAGTGCGCGACGTCCTCGCTTTCATCAGGCGTGAGCGACCCAACGTCGGCGCCCCGGCCGACCTGGATCAGGAAGAAGACCTCCCAGACAGCGACCCCCAGGTCGCGCAGGAGCACAGCGATGTCGGCCAGTTCCTCGACGTTGCCGCTCATGACGGTCGTGTTGATCTGGACTGTGAACCCGCGCGCTACCAGGTCTTCGATCGCGTCGATCGTCTGCTTGAAGTGCCCGGGGACTTGGCGTATTCCCTCATGAGTTGGGGCGGTCGCTCCGTCCAGGGACAGCGAGATCGTCCGGATCCCAGCGGAGCGAATGTCGTGGAGGGCCTGGCCCGCGAGCGAATCGCTGACGGCGGGGGCAAGCGCCACACGGCACCCGGATTCGCGAGCGAACCGCACGAGAGGCAGGAAGTCGGGTCTGGCGAGTGGGTCGCCGCCGGTGAGCACGAGGATCGGCGGCGGGGTACCGAAACCGGCCAGGCTTGACAGGAACCGCTTGCCCTCTTCGGTCGTCAGCTCACCCGGCATTCCTGTTCGTTGGGCGAAGGCCCGACAGTGCTTGCAGGCCAGAGGACAGGCCTTGGTCATCTCCCAGAAGACGAGCAGCGGCTTGTCTTCGTAAGAACGGGGAGATGGAGTGCGCATCTAGCCGACTCGCTCCTCGCCTCGACTAAGCACACCAGAGCCCACGTCTTGCTTGCCCCTAGACCGGTAGACAACGTACGGCCGGAACATGTAGCCGATAGGCGCGCTGAACGCGTGCACAAGCCTGGTGAAGGGCCAGATGATGAAAACGAGCATTCCGGCCACAGCGTGCCACTGGTACGAGAACGGAGTCTGGGCCATCAGCTCCGGCTTCGGGTCGAGCAGGAAGATCGAGCGGAACCACGGCGACACCGTCTCACGGTAGTTGTAGCTCTCGCCCAACAGTCCGGAGCCGTACACCGTAGTCAGCAGGCCAAGACAGATCGCGGCCACCAGGAACACGTACATGAACCTGTCGTTGCCGGTTGTCGAGGAAGACACCGCCCGGACGGTGCTCCTGCGGTAGATCAGGAAGGCCAGGCCGGCCAGGACGCACGCGCCCGACACCAGACCGAGCGAGACGGCCATCAAGTGATACGTGTCTTCGCTGATCCCGAGCCCGCTGGTCCAGCTCTCCGGAATCACCAGACCCATGATGTGCCCAAGGACCACGGCGAGCAGGGCGA contains:
- the narI gene encoding respiratory nitrate reductase subunit gamma, which gives rise to MITAPQVMLWVVLPYVTITVFVVGMIWRFRTDKFGWTTRSSELYERKMLRIASPLFHFALLAVVLGHIMGLVIPESWTSGLGISEDTYHLMAVSLGLVSGACVLAGLAFLIYRRSTVRAVSSSTTGNDRFMYVFLVAAICLGLLTTVYGSGLLGESYNYRETVSPWFRSIFLLDPKPELMAQTPFSYQWHAVAGMLVFIIWPFTRLVHAFSAPIGYMFRPYVVYRSRGKQDVGSGVLSRGEERVG
- a CDS encoding TIGR04053 family radical SAM/SPASM domain-containing protein codes for the protein MRTPSPRSYEDKPLLVFWEMTKACPLACKHCRAFAQRTGMPGELTTEEGKRFLSSLAGFGTPPPILVLTGGDPLARPDFLPLVRFARESGCRVALAPAVSDSLAGQALHDIRSAGIRTISLSLDGATAPTHEGIRQVPGHFKQTIDAIEDLVARGFTVQINTTVMSGNVEELADIAVLLRDLGVAVWEVFFLIQVGRGADVGSLTPDESEDVAHFLYDAAGYGFIVRTVEAPFFRRVVAWRSASPVDAATKFGLGPLYNRLAERLASQLGPPTTSPKATSAGTRDGNGILFVGHDGEVLPAGFLPLPLGSVRERSVVDIYRDNPVLRSIRAAEFTGRCGRCDFRTICGGSRSRAFAAYGDPLAEDPACAYDPAAM